Within the Burkholderia sp. NRF60-BP8 genome, the region TGCGAAGCGTGTCGACGTCGGGTCCGCGGACGAAATGGAAGCGCTCGCGACCTGGGTCGGCGGCGAACTCGGCGGCGCGAACATCGTGATCAACAACGCGGGCATCGGCATGGCCGGCGGCATCCTCGACACGGACACGCGGGACTGGGAGCGCATCCTGCACGTGAACCTGTGGGGCGTGATCCACGGCTCGCGGCTGTTCGCTCGGCAGATGGCCGCGCGCGGCACCGGCGGGCACATCGTCAATACCGCGTCGGCCGCCGCGTTCGGCCCGTCGCGCGACCTGCCCGCCTATGCGACGACGAAAGCCGCGGTGCTGATGCTCAGCGAATGCATGCGCGCGGAACTGGCGGGGAAAGGCATCGGCGTGACGGCCGTGTGCCCCGGCTTCGCGGAGACCGGGATCATGGCGTCGACGCACTACGCAGGCGCCAGCGCACAGGACGAAGCGCGGCTGCGCAAGCGCGCGACCAGGCTGTACCAGATGCGCGGCCTGAAACCCGAAACCGTCGCGCGGGCGATGGTCGACGGCGTGCTGCGCAACCGCCCGGTCGTGGCGGTCGGCGGCGAAGCGCACGCGATGCGTTTCGTCGGCCGCTTCATGCCGTGGCTGGGCCGGATGCTCGCGCGCATCAGCATGGCATCGCATTGACGGCGCACGACGCCGCACAGGGACAGGGAGACGACATGACCGATACCGCCGACTACCACAAGATCAAGGCCCGGCACGTGAAGTTCGACTTCAGCGATACGCCGATCACCTGGGTACCGAACGATCCGGGCAGCACGCACATCATCAACACGCTGAACCTGCTGTTCCCGGAAGGCGAACTGTGGTTCTGCCGCGTGTACAACAAGGCGCTGCCGCTGATCGCCGATGCACGCCTGCGCGACGAAGCCGAAGGCTTCCTGCGGCAGGAGGCCGTGCATTCGCGTTCGCACGGCAGCGTGCTCAAGCACTACTACGAGCGCCACGGCATCGACACGAAGCCGTTCACGCAGAAGCTCAACCGGTTGTTCACGCGCGTGCTCGGCGAGCAGCCGCTGGGGCTGAAGATCGGCCATACGCGCTTCTGGCTACGGCAGCAACTGGCCGTGATCGCGTCGCTCGAGCATTTCTTCGGCTATCTCGGCAACTGGGTGCTCAACGCGCACGGCCTCGACGAAGGCCGCGCCGACCCCACGATGGTCGACCTGCTGCGCTGGCACGGCGCCGAGGAAGTGGAGCACCGCACCGTCGCGTTCGACATCTACCGGCACATGGGCGGCACCTATCCGGAGCGCTGCGTGCACATGGCGTTCGTGATCGTGCTGCTGCTCTACTACATCACGACCGGCGCGAAGTTCATGTACCGGCGCGATCCGGACGCCGGCCGTTACCCCGGCTTCGCGCGCGCGTGGCGGCAGGGTTCGCGGCGCGGGCACCTGCCGTCGTTCTGGAAGGTGATCGGCGCGGCGCTGCGCTATTTCAAGCCGGGCTATACGCCGCACCACGAAGGCTCGACCGAGCAGGCGCTCGC harbors:
- a CDS encoding metal-dependent hydrolase; the encoded protein is MTDTADYHKIKARHVKFDFSDTPITWVPNDPGSTHIINTLNLLFPEGELWFCRVYNKALPLIADARLRDEAEGFLRQEAVHSRSHGSVLKHYYERHGIDTKPFTQKLNRLFTRVLGEQPLGLKIGHTRFWLRQQLAVIASLEHFFGYLGNWVLNAHGLDEGRADPTMVDLLRWHGAEEVEHRTVAFDIYRHMGGTYPERCVHMAFVIVLLLYYITTGAKFMYRRDPDAGRYPGFARAWRQGSRRGHLPSFWKVIGAALRYFKPGYTPHHEGSTEQALAYLARSPAAQAAAHGGNWGTTKGA